Genomic segment of Tiliqua scincoides isolate rTilSci1 chromosome 1, rTilSci1.hap2, whole genome shotgun sequence:
aaccggagtgaaatatctcctttccatcaaaagttatggccaaaaagccagagaacaaaaaatgcatggagccctatggaaagtgaaactgagccgtatatTGCGTTTACTCAAgcgtaggcaaacttgccttagttttttcagaaagggcaggctgagaggaatccaaagacacaagaatggtcctgatccaatgaatgcagccccccaaaacacctgagcaggaagtccctccctccaagcaggcgaatgtattgagccctatggaaagcaaaactaagcctcatggttgtgtttactcatgagtaagcataaGTGCCTTAGCTAGTGGTCAGGTCCGGCAAAGGGGAATGtcaagccaccagaatggtcctgatctgatggaactagaGCTcagtaaatgctccagaaggcagcctctcccccattaaaaaggataaaaacagaggcttcagctgataaggtgaacttttttgagacttgcaaagccaggtggatcctgacagtgatctggtttaaacagaagttcttaaattgaactgggcactgggtaggctgaaaaccttattgattttggaggggggtgttattgcaggcaggctacagagaaaattcacttggtggaacagggctggcttctgcttatttaattttttgtttactttaattatttatacttatatatactaatttgcctgatgatgtcacttccaccatgacatcacttctggtgggtcttggacagattgtcattctaaaaagtgggtcccagtgctaaaagtttgagaactgctgcaataaggtgttagtaagttgacaccctgggggtgtgtgacatcactagtgaccaaaatcactaaatacacagtttggaggaataataccattatgttatatatcgattaatgcgtaatttcatgcagaatgtctgcagaatgttctatctttattctatcaaaaggtacagccaaaaaaccagtgggggcggagttatggtacatcaccatgcctatcacctggggtgttgccccgcccactacatgggggctggcatcctgcaccaggtgacgagaaccctagtgaccccactgttCCAGTGGCCAATCAAGTGGATCGGGTGCAACTCAAAGACCCTCCCAATAAGTTATGgcatgggtcacaacccactgcaaCACTACacaccacagtttgggaaacagtgctaTATGAGATTATATATTTTTCtataaacaaacagaaaaccTAAAAGGAGGAATGTTAAGAATTACTTCTGGGATCAATTATCCTTGCTCAGAAGCATCCCACTAAAAAGAATTTTAATTGCCTCATTTATGCATTAGAGATGTTTCAGAAATGGTCAGGTGATTTGTCTCAACTCTTTCTGAGCTAAATATATCCATTTCTGTAAACTAGACCTCAGTTTCCTGAATGCGTTCTGAAGCTATTGGATGCATTCCCTTCCTCTTACAGGTAGGCTTTGTAGCATTAACACTTTGTCTGCATGCTGTTTAAAGGTGACATAGCATAAGCCACTTCTGTCCAGGGTTTGGCTCTTCTCAGGGTCAGTTAAATAGTCTGCATCCCACAAAGtacggcccaccagatgcccctgggagcacacaagacaacaggataccTGTATCCTTTTGcaactcccttgtatctggcactcagagataggctacctctaaaactgaAAAATGCATAgtcaccatgacttgtaacctgtgatggacttttcctccataaatctgtccaattcccctttaaaagcatctaagccaggtgccatcacaaagtcctgtggcaaggcacatcacagattaattatgcactgggtaaaggaatatttccttttttctgttctaacctTCCTGCCAGTCAAATGTAGATAtgtgagagaaaagaacttccctctttcAACTCTATAaaacccatgcataattttatgtgtctcaTGCACCTTCCTTCTAGAAGAGCCTCAAATGTCGTAGCTTTTCCTTGTAAGAGAGGTGCCCTCGTCAGCTAATCATTTTGGCCACTCTTTTCTGCACcatctccagttccactatatcctttttgagatttaACActgagaactggacacaattctccagatgtggccttaccatcagtttgtagaatggcataataatattggctctCTTCTTctcaatcactttttaaaatgaccctgATCATGGAATTGTTCTTCTTCACAGCCACCGCACACTGGgacaacactttcatcaagctgtccaccaccactccaacaTTACTTTCCTAATTCTTCCCCTGTCAGCGTGCCTGCAGCTTCTATGGCTAAGAACACCTCATGGCTCTTGTAATAGGGATGCTGCTAGGTTGGCGCCACTTGCACAGCCAGAATTGGATGCAATGCTCCAGGGTCTGTGGAGTCATGCTTTGCCATGTGGTGCCAGCTGGGTTTCCTTAACTGCCAGTGTATTCATGGAAGGTTTGTGAGTTTCATGCTGTTCAGTTTGTTGCCCTTCCTGAACTTTTCTCTGGTTCTCCCTGACACATTTTGTTCCACACCTTAAGGACTTAGGTAAggcaattagggtgcaatcctaaccaattttccagcactggaaaatgccACTGCCCAGTGgcagtgccactggggcatgtgctgcatcctgcagttggggggcagtcatagaggcatcctcaaggtaaggcagtgtttgtttccttacctcggaattgcattgcccttaagtcagtgctagaaatttaGTTAGAATTGCGACCTTAGTTCACATTCCATCTATCTCTTTGGCATTGCCTTTTTCCCTAAAGAGTTGGGTTTCCAGGATTTTTCCTCTGATTTTAGGCTTAGGAGGATGTTTAAGGGCTTGGCCAGCGGCACCTGATCATCATCCTGCTACCCTGCCATTCTGTTGAGTTTATGTAATGCTTTCTTTGCTCTTTGTTCTTCCCCACAACAGTCTGTTGTCTTTAGGACTGCCGCTTTACTTTTGGTGCTATTCAGCCTTTCAGCCAAATAGATGGTCATTTACTATCCTAAGTTAGATGCCCACACAAAAGGGGGTGGAGTTTCAGATGTTGCCCTCTGCAGGTTTTCTCTTGCTCTAATTGGCTTTCAATAAAATGGCCCAGTTTCACCCAAACCTCTGTTTCACCTGATTACTAGGGGTGCATACAGATCTTGTACTAAGTGCCATTAAACATGAATTGATGTATTTATGAGTAGCCATGTATACCATTTCACTTTATATTAACAGGCTGTCTTGGTGAAAACCTGCAacgttaattttttttttttaaacttatggcTGAAAATCATTTAGTGTATGAAGGAGGGTAGCACAAAAAGCTCCCTTTGCCTCTCAGATGTGTTAAGGGGAAGGACACTGTTTCAGGCTGTTTCAGACTGCCTGATATTTATTAAAACATTTTCTATTTACTCCAACAGGAAAGACTGAATTATGGCTGGGGAAAATTATACCACGGTGACCAACTTCTTTTTCCTTGGATTAACAGACCACCAGGAGATGCGGCCTCTACTCTTTGCAGTGTTTTTAGTCATCTATATTATCACTTTGTTGGGGAATCTTGGGATGAATGTATTAATCTGGTTAGATCCCCAGCTGCACACCCCAATGTACTTCTTCCTTAGTAACTTGTCCTTCTTAGATGCCTGCTATTCCACCACCATCACACCTAATATGCTAGTGAACTTTTTGGTGGAGAACAAAACCATCTCATTTGCAGCCTGCATGGCACAATATTGCTTCTTTGCAATATTTGCCGCCACTGAATGCCTCCTCTTTGCTATCATGGCGTATGACCGGTATGTGGCCATCCGCAACCCTTTGCTGTATACTGCTGTAATGACTAAGAAGCTCTGCAAGGGGTTGGTGGCAGGATCCTACTTTTGGGGTGTGGTGGATTCTCTGGTTCACACAAGTGGATTGTTGAGATTGTCATTTTGTGACTCCAatgtcatcaatcactttttcTGTGACCTCACCCCCCTCCTGAAACTCTCTTGCAGTGACATCTACCTCAATGAGATGCTGATATTCACTTTTGGCAGCTTCCTTGAAGGAAGCACCCTGTTGAGCATCATCATCTCTTATGCATTCATTATTATAGCTGTACTCAGGATTCGCTCTGCTGAGGGGAAGTAcaaagccttctccacctgtgCCTCCCACCTCACAGCTGTGGCCATCTTCCATGGGACCATTCTCTTCATGTATTTCAGGCCCAGTTCTAGCTACTCGCTGGACACAGACAAAATGGCCTCCGTGTTTTACACAGTGATAATACCCATGTTGAACCCCTTGATCTACAGCTTGAGGAACAAGGA
This window contains:
- the LOC136654328 gene encoding olfactory receptor 5AR1-like; this encodes MAGENYTTVTNFFFLGLTDHQEMRPLLFAVFLVIYIITLLGNLGMNVLIWLDPQLHTPMYFFLSNLSFLDACYSTTITPNMLVNFLVENKTISFAACMAQYCFFAIFAATECLLFAIMAYDRYVAIRNPLLYTAVMTKKLCKGLVAGSYFWGVVDSLVHTSGLLRLSFCDSNVINHFFCDLTPLLKLSCSDIYLNEMLIFTFGSFLEGSTLLSIIISYAFIIIAVLRIRSAEGKYKAFSTCASHLTAVAIFHGTILFMYFRPSSSYSLDTDKMASVFYTVIIPMLNPLIYSLRNKDVKCAFRKVMARKAFS